Sequence from the Saccharopolyspora pogona genome:
CTCGGTCTCATCCACGAGCGGCGCGCCGAGTTCGACGAGGCCCTGCGCTGCTTCGAACGGTCCCGCGGCATCGTGGAGAAGCACTTCGCAGCAGACCGGCGGCCCCGTCCGCTGGCGCTCTACCGCATGCACTCGGGGCGGGTGTTGACCCGCGCCGGGCGGGCACCGGAGGCGCTGCCGCGGTTGGCGGAGGCGTTCGATTTCTTCGTCGGGCTCGGGGAGCAGGCCAACAGCGCGAAGGTGGCGCTGTCGCTGGCCGAAGCCCACTTGCAGCGAAACGACCTGGCGGAGGCGCTGCGGTGGGGTCGCAAGGCCCTCGAACTGTGCCGCGCGGCGCGGATGGCGGCCGACCAGGCCGAGGCACTGGAGCTGCTGGCCGAGCTCAGCGCCCGCAGCGGGAACGTGCAGGCGGCGGCGGATCAGCGCCGAGAGGCGGCGGAAATCCTCACCGTGCTGGGGAATCGGCGTGCTCAGGCGCTGCTGGCGCGCGAGTCATGACACCGCGACCGGTCGGCCGTTGACGGTGAGGCCGGAGGAGATGTCGGCGAGCTCGCGTCCGGTCGCCAGCCACTCGAACACCGCGGAGGCGTAGAGCGCCGGGTCGTCGGTTCCGCTGAGGCCTGCTTGGTCGCCGCTTCGGTTCAGGACGAAGCACGAGTCGCCGCACACCGCGGCGGCGAGTTGCAGGCCCCGATGGGACGAAATGGCTTCCCGGAGCCAGGTTTCGGCGTGCCGCCCCCAGCGCTCGGCGTCGGTCAGCACGAGCACGTCGGCGACGTCGCGAAGTCGCCGACCGGGGTGGTCCGCTGCCACCACCAGGTGGCTCCGCTCCGGAATTCGCCCTGCCGGAATCATCTCCGCGGGATGCCGGTCCAACGAGATCTCGCATCCGCCGTGGACCTTTCCAGTGACGTGCATGGCAGTTGGCCGCCACGGCCAGTCTCCGTCCGGGAGTCCCCGCGCCGTGTCGGGTGGCACGCCTGGTTCGGTGCGCGGTTCCGCCAAGCCGAGCATCGAATAGCACAACGTCCGCAGGTGCTCCGCCGCCTCGCCTGGGCGTGAGGTGATCATCTGGTGCAGGGCGGCGGACCTCTCCGGGGTGTGCTCGGCCACGGTTTTCCGCAGTTGCGGCAGGATCGGCTGGGTCAGGTCCAGCCGGGGCGCATGCGATCCGAGCAGCGCGACCGCCGAGTCGGGGGCGACCGCGGACTCCGGGAACGCCGCCAGCGACGTGGGCCGACCCAGCGCCGCGCCGTAGGCGGTCACCGAGCCGTGGTCGCCGATGAGCAGATCGGCGGCGACCAGTGCGGCGCGCCAACCATGCTCCGGCGGCACGACCATCAGGCCCGAACGCTGGTGCGGCGCCAGCCAGCGGTGCACCTGGTGCGGGCCGTGCTCGTACCAGATGTGCGGGTGCAGGATCGCCACCACGCGGAAGTCGTCGACCGGCAGTTCGGCCAGCAGCCGTTCGTACAGTTCGGAAACCTCGCCCAGCAGCGAATTCTTCCGCCAGGTCGAGCTGACGGAGATGACGGTCTGGTCGCCGTCGGCGCCTAGCGCCAGGCGGTAGCGCGGCCGCCACGGGATGCTGGCGCGGAGCCGGTCGTAGCAGGGATCGCCGGTGACGACCGCTACCTCGGCGGCCTGCGGTGCCGAGGCGCGCAGCCGCGCGAGCTGCTCGTCGTGCGAGAGCACGATCGCCGACGGGATCGGACGGCCGCCGGCCAGCAGCAGCTCAGGCGACAGGCCGAAGGCTCGGCTCGGCTCGGCTCGGCTCGGCTCGGCTCGGCTCGGCTCGGCTCGGCTCGGCTCGGCTCGGCTCGGCTCGGCAACTATCTTAGTGTACCGAATTCCGTGCGGTAGCGACAGAATCGGTGCCTTGATGCGCATCAGTCCACTGTGGCCTGCCGTGATGGCGAGGTCGAAAGGACGATCATCGATCTCGTCTGCGGAGAGCGGGAAGACGCCCTTGGCCGCGAACAACTCGGCCAGTCCGTTCGGTGTCGGGTCGGCGCAGTTCCAGACGAACCGCAGCCCGACGCGGAAGTCGCCTTCGAACAGGTCGACCACGTCAAGCAGGCGGGTCATCGCCGTGACGTTGTCGACGAGCACCAGGACGTGCTTCGCGGTCCGGACGGTGGGCATTCGGTCCCCTCTGTCGTGAGTGCGCAACCGGGCTCCAGCCCGGTTGCGCACTCACGACCCTAGCCGCGGGCGGTCAGCGGCGGCGCCAGGCGTGTTCGCCGAGCAGGCGCAGGCCGTTGAGGCCCACGATGATCGTCGAACCCTCGTGGCCCGCCACCCCCAGCGGCAGCGGCAGATGCCCGACCAGGTCCCACACCACGAGGACGGTGATGAACGTGCCCGCGATGATCAGGTTCTGCTTGACCAGGCGCCGGGCGCGGCGGGACAGGTCCACGACCTTCGGCACGGCGGCCAGCTCGTCGCGGACGACCACCACGTCCGCCGTTTGCAGCGTCAGGTCGGAGCCGGTGCGCCCCATCGCCACCCCGCAGTGCGCGGCGGCCAGCGCGGGCGCGTCGTTGACGCCGTCGCCCAGCACCATCGTCCGCTGCGCGGATTCCCGCACCGCCGCGACCTTGTCCGCAGGCAGGAGCCCGGCGCGCACGTCGTCGATGCCCACTTCGGCGGCGACCTGCGCGGCCGCGCGCTTGTTGTCGCCGGTGAGCAGCACCGGTTCCGAACCGGTCAATTCCCGCAGCTCCCGCACCGCTTCGGCGGCATCCGGGCGCAGCCGGTCGGCGATCCCGAGAACTCCGACGGGCGCGCCGTCGACGGTCACGAGCACCGCGGTGTGGCCCGCGGCCTCCAGGTCGGCGGCGAAGTCCGAGTCGCGCGGGCTGGTGACCTCCACCGCGCGTCCGTCCACAGTGGCCGAAACGCCGTGCCCCGGGGTCGCGTGGAAGTCCTCGGCGTGCGGAATGGCGATCTCCCCCTCGTGCGCGGCGGCCACGATCGCGCGCGCCAGCGGGTGCTCGCTGAGGTGCTCCGCGCCTGCGGCCAGCGCGAGGAGCTCGTCGGTCGCCCAGCCCTCGGCCGGGTCGATCCGCACCACGCGCGGCGTGCCTTCGGTGAGGGTGCCGGTCTTGTCCAGCGCGACCCGCTCGACCTCGCCGAGCCGTTCCATCACCACGGCCGACTTCACCAGCACGCCGTGCCGCCCGGCGTTGGCGATCGCGGACAGCAGGGGCGGCATCGTGGCCAGCACCACGGCGCACGGCGAGGCGACGATCATGAACGTCATCGCGCGCAGCAGGGCGCTCTGCAGGTCGTCGCCGAGTAGCAGGGGGATCGCGAAGACCGCGAGCGTCGCCACCACGACGCCGATCGAGTACCGCTGCTCGACCTTCTCGATGAACAGCTGCGTCGGCGCCTTCGTCTCGCCGGCCTCGGCGACCAGTGCCACGATGCGCGCGATCACCGATTCCGAGGCGTCCTTCGCGACGCGCACCCGCAGCGCGCCGGTGCCGTTGAGGGTGCCCGCGAACACCTCGTCGCCCGGCTGCTTCGCCACCGGCAGCGGCTCGCCGGTGATGGTCGCCTGGTCGACGTCGCTCGCGCCGTCGAGGACCTCGCCGTCGGCGCCGATCCGCTCGCCGGGGCGCACCACGATCACGTCGCCGACCTGCAGCTTCGCCGTGTCGACGGTCTCCTCGACGCCGTCGCGCACCCGCACCGCGGTCTCCGGCGCCAGGTTGAGCAGGCTGCGCACCGAGTCCTCGGTGCGGGCGGTGGCGTAGGCCTCCAGGG
This genomic interval carries:
- a CDS encoding heavy metal translocating P-type ATPase, with the translated sequence MTAATDRTTPPIPALPKTGRGLFALPEARWAAAALVAFLLGLAVQLTGGPAGLYWALYLVCYATGGWEPCLAGLQALREKTLDVDLLMIVAAIGAAAIGQITDGALLIVIFATSGALEAYATARTEDSVRSLLNLAPETAVRVRDGVEETVDTAKLQVGDVIVVRPGERIGADGEVLDGASDVDQATITGEPLPVAKQPGDEVFAGTLNGTGALRVRVAKDASESVIARIVALVAEAGETKAPTQLFIEKVEQRYSIGVVVATLAVFAIPLLLGDDLQSALLRAMTFMIVASPCAVVLATMPPLLSAIANAGRHGVLVKSAVVMERLGEVERVALDKTGTLTEGTPRVVRIDPAEGWATDELLALAAGAEHLSEHPLARAIVAAAHEGEIAIPHAEDFHATPGHGVSATVDGRAVEVTSPRDSDFAADLEAAGHTAVLVTVDGAPVGVLGIADRLRPDAAEAVRELRELTGSEPVLLTGDNKRAAAQVAAEVGIDDVRAGLLPADKVAAVRESAQRTMVLGDGVNDAPALAAAHCGVAMGRTGSDLTLQTADVVVVRDELAAVPKVVDLSRRARRLVKQNLIIAGTFITVLVVWDLVGHLPLPLGVAGHEGSTIIVGLNGLRLLGEHAWRRR